The window acacatacaccaccTTGGCAAAAAAGATAAAtccaaacacagattcttacagacaGGAATGAACAGCATCCAGCTATGTTTTAGAGAAAGTCAGTCAGGAAtcatttactgaagcttgcaagCCCTCTGGTACTCATATATCTTGTGACTGTTACACTAAAAAGAATTGAATCTGCACTGGGAGAACTGGACAAGCCCACTCCattgttagatttttttttaataaaagacaGATTCAGGCGAGCTCCATAGCACATTGGTACCTCTGCCTTTAGAACCTCAGTTCAGAAATGTCCAGGACAAAATAagctttttaaagtgacagcatcgtcacagCGAGACATCAAGGAGCCTTGGCAAACTGGAATCACTTGATATCGGGGCACACTCTtctctggttggagtcatagctgGTATgtggaagatggtcgtggttgttcaAGGTCAGTCATCAtcgcttcaggacatctctgcaggagttcctccaaATAGTTTCCTaagtccaaacatcttcaggtgCTTTATCAATGACATTCCTCCaccataagttcagaagtgggatgttcaatgatgaatgcacgaagcattagaaataagatggatgagctttaggttcttttggaaattggcagatacgatattgtggggataactgagacatggcttcaagtggacagggcctgggaaatgaatattcaaggctacacgtgctatcgtaaggacagactgacaggcagagggggtggggtggccatgttggtcagggatgatattcagtcccttgcgcgggggaacctagaatcagggaatgtagagtcagtatgaatagagctgagaaatactaagggtaaaaagaacctcttgggagttatctacaggcccccaaacagggGTCTGGATTTCGGatataagttgaatcaggagctgaaattggcctctcgtaaagatgttactacagtttttatggggaatttcaacatgcaggtagactgggagaatcaggatggtattggacctcaagaaacagactttgtggagtgcccccaagatggattcttagaccAGCTGGTGCTGGAGCAGACCAGGGGGAAGGCAATTCTGggtctggtattgtgcaatgaaccagaattgatcagggacctcgatgtgaaggagccattgggaaatagtgaccataatacaataagcttcaatctgcaattagatagggagagggtacaatcagaagtgacaatatttctgttgaataaagggatctatggagctatgaggaggagctggccaaagttcaatggtgcaatatcttTGCAGGGATGACAGTAGAGGAACAATGGCgcatatttctgtgtataatgcagaatatgcaggatcagttcatgccaaaaaggaagaaaggtcCTAGGAGAAGGCATGGGTGgacgtggctgatgagggaagttatggaacatataaagttaaaagagaaaatgtataacatagcaaagataagtgggaaaacggaggactgggaagcttttaaagaacaacagaggattactaagaaggaaatacacagagaaaaaatgagatacgaaggtaaactggccaaaaatataaaggaggatagtaaaaggcaaaaaaaaaatgattaagacagaaacaggggaatatattgcggggaacaaagaaatggcagaagaattgaattggtacttcagatctgtgttcactggggaagacacaagcaatctccctgaggtaatagtggctgaaggacctgaacttaagggaatttacatttgccaggaattggtattGAAGagattgttaggtctgaaggttgataagtccccggggcctgatggtctacatcccagggtactgaaagaggtggctcgagaaatcatggatgtgttggtgattattttccagagtttgatagatttgggatcagttcctgcagatttgAGGATGGCCAATGCTGTAcgactttttaagaaaggtgggagagagaaaacaggaaattatagaccagttagtctgacctcagtggtgggaaagatgctggattctattataaaggatgaaattacgacacatctggatagtagtaacaggataggtcagagtcagcatggatttatgaaggggaaatcatgcttgactaatcttctggaatgttttgaggatgtaactctgaagatggacgagggagatccaatagacgtaatgtacctggactgtcagaaagattttgataaagtcccacacaggaggttagtgagcaaaattagggcgcatggtattggggccgAAATACTAACTTGgactgaaagttggttggctgataggaaacaaagaacaGTGATAAACatctccatttcggaatggcaggcagtgaccagtggggtactacagggatcagtgctgggactgtaGCTTAAAGATGTAGAAGATGGTTTTAGcaatagcattagcaaatttcctgatgatgctaagctgggtggcagggtgaaatgtgaggaggatgttaggagattacagggtgaattggacaggttaggtgagtggtcagatgcatggcagatatcGTTTAATATGAATAAATgtatgattatccactttggtggcaagaacaggaaggcagattactatccaaatagaatcaatttaggtaaaggtgctgtacaaagagatctgggtgttcttgtacaccagtcaatgaaggtaggcatgcaagtacagcaggtagagaagaaggctaatagcatgctggccttcataacaagagggattgagtatagaagcaaagaggttcttctgcagctgtacagggccctggtgagaccacgcctggagtactgtgtgcagttatggtctccaaatttgaggaaagacattctggctattgaaggagtgcagcgtaggttcacaagtcctggaatggcaggactaccttacactgaaagactggagcgactgggttcgtatacccttgagtttagaagactgagaggggatttgattgagacatataatattattgaaggattggatactctggaggcaggaaacatgtttctgctgatgggtgagtgccgaaccagaggacacagcttaaaaatacggggtagaccatttaagacagagatgaggagaaacttcttcatccagagagtggtggctgtgtggaatgctctgccccagagggcggtggaggcccagtctctggaatcATTTacgaaagagttggatagaaatctcaaggatagtggaatcaagggttatggagataaggcaggaataggatactgattgaggatgatcagccatgatcatattgaatggtggtgcaggctcgaagagcagaatgacctactcctgcacctattgtctattgtctattgaatatATAATGTTTAGCACAATTTGCATCTCACCAGACAGTGAAGAAACGAGATgttgacaatatccaggcttgggctgacaacagCAAGTAACAATCGTACCACACAAATTCCAAGCTATGATCACCACCAAGAAGaagcaatctaaccaccaccccttggcattcaatggtgtcaaTCACTAAATCCAccattatcaacattctgggggttcccattgaccagaaacctcaACTGGACTCTTCATATAAGCACAGTAGCTAACAAAAGCAGACTAGAGGCGAGAAAAACTGCAGCAAATAACACATCTCCTGAACCCACCACCACATCCcgccctcccccttcccccctaaCCAAAGCTTGCCCACCATTTGCAAGGCAGAAgataggagtgtgatggaatattcccaatTTGCTTGGATGGATATACCTCTcacaatactcaagaaacttgacaccatccgaGACAAAACTACAGTCTTGATTGGCATGGCATCtataaatatccactccctcgCTTCcatcactcagtagcagcagtgtgcactatctacaaggtgcactgcagaaattcaccaaaggtcctcagacagcaccttccaaacccatagccacttccatctagaagaacaagagaagcagatacatgggaacaccatcacctctaATTTCCCCTaaagtcactcatcatcctgacttggaaatacaacaTGGTTCCTTGACTGTCgctgatcaaagtcctggaattccctctgtgatgacattatgggtcaacccacagcaggtggattgcagcagttgAATAAAATAGCTCGCaatcaccttctcatgggcaactgggggcgagcaataaatgctggccagccagcgatgtccataGCCCAGAAAAAtgattaaagaaaacaaaatctctgTAATATGACAAAATGGCTGGTTTACAATGCTGAGTTGCACAAACACCTATGGCGTTCAATTCCCATACTAGCTGAGTTTATCATGAAGAatttccttctcaactccatcagTTATCACTCCTTGGCGAGAAAGCAGTCCTATGGTCTGGCGAAACTGTAACAACTTTAACATCTTTAACCCAGCACTAAAAAATGCTTTCATAGCATGTAAGTTATTATGTTGAATGAAACATGATAACTATATGATGTTAATCGAATTGTAATGTTTTCCATGTACACCTTACACTAGTTTAGGCTGACTTCAAGTTTGGTCATTGCAGAACGCCATGAATAATACacttaaatacatttaaaaatcaaattgCAAGCTGTCACAATCAATACTATATTGTATTAAAGCTTTTGCACAAACCATTTACAACCTAAATAACTACATTGTATGACAATGCACTCATATTTAAAGTTGTACAACGTGATTCGGTTCAATACTGCTTTAAGAGGAGTTGGTGTTATAATTGGTCGATACTCGCTGTGTCGCTGTGTACCAATACGGTGATAGCAATGTGGTTGGAgatccagccccacccccacaagCGAAACGCTCGGCAATATCCGAGAATGACCAGCACACTCTTTGTCTTTTGCTCTTCATGACATCTGAGAAAGCACATTAGTCGCTAAAGGAACTTCGTGCAGATAATGCTATTGTTTCCAACTGGAAGTTGGAAAGAAGCGAACCAGGTACCTTTTGATATGGTGTTGTGTGGGGTATGATAACTGCAGTGCAATTTCTTGGTGTATTTGCCCGCAGTATACGTTTTGGTCTTTGAGTACGAATGGCTTATTTAACGTTCCCATTATTTTTTGTGCAACTTCTTTGTTTGATATTCGGCCAATTTTTATATTCAGTTTACGGAACCATTCGCTATTCAATTCCCGAAGAATTGCAAAAAGGTTCTATGGTTGGGAACATTGCAAAAGACCTCGGGATAGATTTACGGCAGCTGTCCGTTCGGAAGTTTCGGATTGCAACTGAAAAGCACAAGCAATATCTGGACATAAATTTTGAAAACGGCATTCTGGTCGTCAATGAGAAAATCGACAGGGAACAGCTCTGTGAACCGATATTTGCATGTGTGTTGACTTTGGAAGCTATGACTGAGAACCCATTTGAATTATATAATATTGACGTTGAGATTATCGATATAAACGACAATCCACCCGGGTTCCCGAAAGGCGAGACCCGTTTTGAAATATCAGAGCTTGCTTCACCCGGAACCCGCTTTCCACTTCAAAGAGCTTACGATCCTGATTCTTCAAGCAACAGCGTCCACACTTATCGACTAAGCCAAAATGATTTCTTTGCTTTGGATCTACAAACCAATAGCAACCAAATAATGACTCCAGAACTCGTCCTCCAAAAAGCCTTAGATAGAGAGCAGCAAGCGATTCATCGGTTAACACTAACCGCAATCGATGGAGGTTCCCCGAGCAAATCAGGAAGCACACAGATTGTCATCATCGTTTCTGATATAAATGATAATGCACCGGTTTTCGATGAGAATGTGTACCAAGTTGCGATTCCTGAAAACGCACCGAGGGGTTCTTTAATAGCAAAGGTTAATGCTATAGATTTAGACGAGGGAGTAAATGGTGAAGTAATATATTCTTTCAGCGAGGACACTGGTGATAAAATACGTAAACTGTTCAGCATTAATGCTGAAAAAGGAGAGATCAGAGTAAATGAAATAATTGATTTCGAGGAGATGGAGAACTACGAGATGACGGTGCAAGCAAAGGACAGAGGCATTGCAGGAATACCATCGTACTGCAAGGTCCTAGTAAAAGTTACTGATGTTAATGATAACGCCCCCAGAATAATGATCAGTTCTGTGCATGCCCCCATTCCAGAGAACGCCCCTGAAGGGACGTTGGTAGCCATTTTGAAAGTAACGGACAGAGACTCCAAAGAAAGACAGGCAGTTTCTTGCCGTGTTTCGAAGGATGTTCCTTTTAAGCTTGACAGTTCTTCGAATAACTATTATACAGTGGTTACTGACGGTGTCATAGATCGTGAAAAGGTGTCTGAGTACAACATTACAATTACATGCACGGATAAAGGCAACCCCCCACTTTCGACTTACAAGACTATCCCAGTGCAAATATCGGATGTAAATGATAATGTACCACGTTTTACGCAGCCTTCTTTTACAATGTATGCGACGGAAAATAATGCTATAGGCGCTTCAATCGGATTTCTATCGGCAAACGATCCAGACAGTAATCAAAATGGCCGACTGTCATATTCAATACTGGATAGAACAGTTCATGGTGTTCCTGTATCCACATTCGTCTATGTCGATTCAGATAGCGGAGTGATGTTTGCGCAACAAAGATTCGATTACGAGCAGCTTCACGATCTTCAGCTTTCTGCGCAAGTAATGGATAATGGAACCCCTCCGCTTGCCAGCAACGTAAGTGTAAATGTGATTATAGTCGATCAAAATGATAACGCTCCCGTGATCCTATCGCCATTGGCAAATAGAGACTCAGCAGCAGAGGAGACCCTACCCAGATCTGCGGATCCGGGTTATCTTGTGATTAAAGTGACAGCCACAGACGCTGATTCAGGACAGAACGCCCAGCTGTTTTATCAGATTAGCCAGCCCACGGATGAAAGTTTGTTTACCGTGTCTTCCGAATCAGGAGAAGTATGGACTATCCGCCACTTTGGCACAAAGGATTCACTGAAACAGCAAATCGTGATCCTGGTCAGAGATAACGGAAAGCCTTCACTTTCTTCAACAATCAGTATCAACTTGTCAGTGTTGGAAACTGATCAGACAAGTGCATCTAATGTTGCTGCGCTGGGGAACTCCGATTTCTGGACACATGATATCAGAATGTATTTGATAATTTCTTTTGGGATAATCTCCTTTGTTTTTCTTGCGGCTATAGTCATGCTCGCTCTGAAAATTCAGAAGGGCTCACATGGAGATCATGGCGACTGTTGTTGCTCAGAGATACTCTTCTGTGGTGTACAAAGAGATTCACTGCGAGGTGTTCAAAAAGCCAGTGCGAATATTCCAATTCCAGTTAATTATCCAGATGTGTACGAAAGAGTGTCGGTCCCTCACACGGCTGTATATGGCAAGTGTCCGACTTCAAATGCATTCACGAAGGATTTCACGCTGTTAAAGTTACATGATCCGCTGCAATCCTCGATTACTGTGAAACATGGTTCTTTTCTAATAGACAACACTACAAAAGAGCCCTATTCTACTGTGAAAGAAAGCGTTCAATCACACGAGGTGAGACATGTAACGTACTTGCAGAATCCGTATTTCCTTGGTCAAGGAAATCAAACATGATGTAATTGTATATGGAATGGGGTAGTGGAAACCGGAGGTTGTgtggagtagagagagagagagtggtgggggcaaaTTTGGACGAGGCATTAAGATCAGATCAGTCATAATATTACAGAATGTTAGAGCATCTAAGAAGGGCCCAATGACGTGAGCTTGCTCTTAAATTCTTTATTTCTCCGCCTCATGCAATATTGAATTGACCAATCGTGAACGGGTTAAACAGTCGTAACTGTTCATGTATTCAGTCGATAAACTGAACGTTGCTTATCTGGAAATCAGGGGGAAAAGATGTTGGTCTAATATAACATGGACAAAATAGTGACATAGGTTCTG of the Hemiscyllium ocellatum isolate sHemOce1 chromosome 16, sHemOce1.pat.X.cur, whole genome shotgun sequence genome contains:
- the LOC132823509 gene encoding protocadherin-10-like; this encodes MAYLTFPLFFVQLLCLIFGQFLYSVYGTIRYSIPEELQKGSMVGNIAKDLGIDLRQLSVRKFRIATEKHKQYLDINFENGILVVNEKIDREQLCEPIFACVLTLEAMTENPFELYNIDVEIIDINDNPPGFPKGETRFEISELASPGTRFPLQRAYDPDSSSNSVHTYRLSQNDFFALDLQTNSNQIMTPELVLQKALDREQQAIHRLTLTAIDGGSPSKSGSTQIVIIVSDINDNAPVFDENVYQVAIPENAPRGSLIAKVNAIDLDEGVNGEVIYSFSEDTGDKIRKLFSINAEKGEIRVNEIIDFEEMENYEMTVQAKDRGIAGIPSYCKVLVKVTDVNDNAPRIMISSVHAPIPENAPEGTLVAILKVTDRDSKERQAVSCRVSKDVPFKLDSSSNNYYTVVTDGVIDREKVSEYNITITCTDKGNPPLSTYKTIPVQISDVNDNVPRFTQPSFTMYATENNAIGASIGFLSANDPDSNQNGRLSYSILDRTVHGVPVSTFVYVDSDSGVMFAQQRFDYEQLHDLQLSAQVMDNGTPPLASNVSVNVIIVDQNDNAPVILSPLANRDSAAEETLPRSADPGYLVIKVTATDADSGQNAQLFYQISQPTDESLFTVSSESGEVWTIRHFGTKDSLKQQIVILVRDNGKPSLSSTISINLSVLETDQTSASNVAALGNSDFWTHDIRMYLIISFGIISFVFLAAIVMLALKIQKGSHGDHGDCCCSEILFCGVQRDSLRGVQKASANIPIPVNYPDVYERVSVPHTAVYGKCPTSNAFTKDFTLLKLHDPLQSSITVKHGSFLIDNTTKEPYSTVKESVQSHEVVRKSQRTTDQ